The following proteins are encoded in a genomic region of Bombus pyrosoma isolate SC7728 linkage group LG1, ASM1482585v1, whole genome shotgun sequence:
- the LOC122569315 gene encoding PHD finger protein rhinoceros-like: protein MAQRGKRINRNDNDLASCPGAIKRRKCRLVPASGSSSLAATMGPSEEEETMASSSQGGASWTPRPLCDIKISSIYNRSSAEAPAELFRKDLISAMKLPDSEPLSPNEYWVITDQWKQEWERGVQVPVNPDSLPEPTVTITQATPIKQHSEFKLPKKFVRISRDDYFNPEDHHLSTTPARAEKACAYDLDDTDIAWLDVLNGERAQAGQLPITESQLERVIEELEVRCWERIQTIVKNEEGLGIEYDENVICDVCRSPDSEEGNEMVFCDCCNICVHQACYGITSIPDGSWLCRTCSLSQRPDCVLCPNKGGAMKCTRSGQKWAHVSCALWIPEVSIGCVERMEPITKISSIPQSRWALICVLCRERVGACIQCSIKTCKTAYHVTCAFKYGLEMKAIIEDEMADDGVKLRSYCQKHSRTNTKDKVQGTGSTIGSGADKAGSDSEDAESRRRKRKDMTSEEKNQARAAKLQEIEAEFDKHVSLKDIASQQLDVDPDGIVYIYNYWKLKRRAGHNKPLLAPRCGELSGSGSRNQGQAADLEKMRTFVQLRQDLERVRNLCYMVGRREKLCRTFLRLREQTFHKQALVMSGPPLPPSAAAAVMEANHGPSIYDRLYSHPDSEDHTHDFDTIIARIAGIDSPTSEEKKTQQQQQQQQQQDFNGASSKKLYFNGSVRRKTLYGSDLSSVSSSETDAAKVKTTEKSKTESSTEEETNVSTKTKLSRRKTKKTVQSADKLHSALRDNSENEKLVNSRSHTLEHMEKELGSASGSESDELLMLSGGATKHFTASTIYSDTDSDSQEHASHSAVLITKAAVKEFSAANLSKNSQKSFGKDPRHVESTYHNTGSKNKENQNKAGSKKKEYIPSALIVPQRQAAKKASEIMQRTQQGKKDNSVPESTPEVIKSPVEELPKCSSSKQSKDKTPNKKQRENKQSKETKNNDVYDFDKEDGTEILAYVPQRQAAKKAAEHIKSGMGTKTTQQIEQETLDGRSKKESPEAGKRKEIKKDDSSRKEELPSRKEETSSSSSSSSSSSSSSSSSSSSSSSSSSSSRKEEVSSRKDELISKKEESSSRKEEIISKESRPRRPRKPSERKSSVLSSNSDSSSSSNSCSSSSESSSDSENPERRKFSDELMDGSSCSTSSESDTGNRTKSKPITISSTANRRQQSNKTSPEQQDAERKQISGRKLKKLPEKKLKTSDGRRGPEFQPPTEREESRRTSKEQQQPQTQQQEATVKKQDQRDNKQKQPTTAGVATAGTETNEDLLIGSGDHDGPRSVSGSRPPKKSGQASKQQSLPRKEDKKTKSESRKRKPNESVAKDEKSGKETIKKPEKRLTDKQPVKIVEKKNEEESRKDEPKIVDQGKTNECTDNSSKNEEKKVKKIGGKDAINILEEEMKQRRAERDSPKKSLRGLDKLLEKREHHDKLSKSKNSEVKVEKITCDEEKEEKGSVEESQQMKEAVKNEDRKNHINESDIIIEKPKSEEQVEEEIIKKDTSEVPEVEKVIAGKKKTDRNQTKNLEEIVEQRSVEPPQNIEPQPVPVEDNVQKESNKDDNVKSVLERVENSEKEHQKRRKSANRSIFSPQHGKDASVSELFDFDQDMLTEEIVNEDGFGISRDAEERGVPLSFSFNNELWFKEDSKEDSARETLHLVEKLRMELSKKSNSSQFELEAVPVDGEIKKEEPPIEKTYEQQQQPPQQLQPQQPQQSPQLQQQQQQQQLAQTQAEKETKILEPIAEPVLNVKNVEISEEEVAINETRPSTYNKSTVEEKRKTCYSSGNDRYAAYEEDREANKVSLVERSKLDRAETDERWVPPSINSFELSDVQHLNALMETQNRRYGNHQFPNETISENDSIARTHLTAPSIQEQYLLQQSHSILHSQQEPHERTILDQQIAEENPMEMMNRHLISLPASEEDQAAEMMDRVLDKEDDVVRQQEYDQNSPYNDINGRPDTRWAESQVLPSRRSTSSSITSASSAEDHSIPPYKNVPSIPFPPCSMETTYYADSSYGTGPVSLFPPQSCAAPLPYPSPGPALFPPAFGAAFPGAQSLLPHVKPLEDSLNLQASPCTAAFTSSSHNMALTAAMVSPTKIVTPPPPPPPPPPQVTVPPAEPIERTQQQLQTQVTASPSLPINFLNTVAPESHASDTVVESLQEALTDSKTQHSGKKSPSKPTRTSARVTSLQGKSPGKSPRQETQKNVPGARGRGRGAKNSAQHSGYRGRGRGRGRGRGRSGQNSGLSLVSGAGIGQHDDSIQNKLVGTVYDFDSDEDSTSEANIADLRTMRERKKSTDAATAGVERRDSTVMASGESVQSRLSSPGGSRKYLEDRRLSCSPSHDDSVVVESQSNAGQSFDTVLPLIPGPVDMRTYNSTLDASSSSTLHGQTYENHFLGTFTGVSANDPALPDIEEDLEKEFGPALIKQGQEDCSKPNFDATIDASSSGFVDANKVSLTDSRNQLKVKIKGPFLDANYVATSSVPPLAQQAPVIITPAATSASIASGTSNLRRMRKKELLRQYCSQDMNMDEPGCGNLATSAPIIMPQINRTVITIPKAVASMTSIPTREDYKAVVDANMEKKRRKERSAGFLDTNEEEGSVERRRGSATNGASSSGNAPVGNTDRRRGRQSSGGRSTTTTTTTTTTNSGPPKLKIKIGNSIIGGQESGQDDRTRIRPPKKRLSSIPSSTPSIEELKRESMKFRRMIMAGFDNDEKLRGKSKKDRNGKRKKRQSSRKEARVRILEGGTAPPKLIIRLGKGNDSPDELPILLTDEEEEEEEERHPTDSRVGPPPPEPAKDEPVYPSVAANIEEKQPTDPDTGGSAPRNVRSAKVTPIRLKLTRCQEGYELKGPPVHGEESSLTREKPGSPEVSNEMRNPQIKGQDEEESSREEEEEEEEENNSSVQRDSSTCPAATSIPQGCQVR from the exons ATGGCACAGCGAGGCaaacgaataaatagaaacgaCAATGATTTGGCGTCTTGCCCAGGCGCAATCAAAAGGCGCAAATGCAGGCTGGTTCCAGCGTCGGGTTCGTCGTCGCTGGCAGCTACCATGGGGCCCTCAGAAGAGGAGGAGACGATGGCGTCGTCCAGTCAAGGAGGGGCATCCTGGACCCCCAGACCACTCTGTGACATTAAAATCTCTAGTATATATAATCGCTCCTCTGCTGAGGCTCCTGCAGAATTATTTCGTAAGGATTTGATTAGCGCAATGAAATTACCTGACAGTGAGCCACTAAGTCCCAATGAATATTGGGTTATTACTGATCAATGGAAGCAAGAATGGGAGAGAGGTGTTCAAGTACCTGTCAACCCAGACTCCCTTCCAGAACCAACAGTCACTATCACACAAGCTACACCTATAAAGCAGCACAgtgaatttaaatt acCTAAAAAATTCGTAAGGATATCTCGTGATGATTATTTCAACCCTGAAGATCATCATTTAAGCACAACTCCAGCACGAGCAGAAAAAGCTTGTGCCTATGACCTTGATGATACTGATATTGCTTGGTTGGACGTATTAAATGGTGAACGTGCACAG GCTGGACAATTGCCTATTACGGAATCACAATTGGAACGTGTGATAGAAGAACTGGAAGTTCGTTGTTGGGAAAGAATACAAACTATAGTCAAAAATGAGGAAGGTCTTGGTATTGAGTATGATGAAAATGTGATTTGCGATGTTTGCAGATCT cCTGATTCTGAGGAAGGAAATGAAATGGTATTTTGTGACTGCTGCAATATATGTGTACATCAAGCATGTTATGGAATTACTTCAATACCAGATGGTTCATGGCTATGCAGAACTTGTTCTCTAAGTCAACGACCAGATTGTGTTCTTTGTCCTAACAAAGGTGGTGCTATGAAGTGTACTCGTAGTGGCCAAAAATGGGCTCATGTTTCTTGTGCTTTATGGATCCCAGAAGTCAGCATTGGTTGTGTCGAAAGAATGGAGCCTATTACTAAAATATCCAGCATTCCg caAAGTCGATGGGCCTTAATATGTGTATTGTGTCGAGAGAGGGTCGGTGCTTGCATCCAGTGCAGTATAAAGACGTGTAAGACAGCGTATCACGTAACGTGTGCCTTCAAATATGGCTTAGAGATGAAGGCAATCATTGAAGATGAAATGGCAGACGATGGAGTAAAATTAAGG tcTTACTGCCAGAAACATAGTAgaacaaatacaaaagataAAGTTCAAGGTACTGGAAGCACTATAGGAAGTGGAGCTGACAAAGCAGGATCAGATTCCGAAGATGCGGAGTCTAGAAGACGTAAGAGAAAAGACATGACTTCTGAAGAGAAAAATCAAGCACGTGCTGCAAA ACTACAAGAAATCGAAGCAGAATTTGACAAACATGTGAGTTTAAAGGATATCGCTTCGCAGCAGTTAGATGTCGATCCTGATGgcattgtttatatttataattattggaAGCTCAAAAGAAGG gcCGGTCATAACAAACCGCTTTTGGCACCGCGTTGTGGAGAACTTTCGGGTAGTGGATCGCGTAATCAAGGACAAGCAGCAGATCTTGAAAAGATGAGGACATTCGTGCAATTGCGCCAAGATCTGGAAAGAGTTCGAAACCTATGTTACATGGTTGGCAGAAGAGAAAAACTGTGTCGAACCTTCCTCAGATTACGAGAGCAGACTTTCCACAAGCAAGCTTTAGTAATGTCTGGTCCACCTTTACCACCGTCAGCAGCCGCTGCTGTAATGGAAGCAAATCATGGACCTTCGATATACGACCGATTATATTCCCACCCTGACTCGGAGGATCACACTCACGACTTTGACACAATTATTGCCAGAATCGCTGGTATAGACTCTCCGACTAGTGAAGAGAAGAAGActcagcagcagcaacaacagcaacaacaacaagatTTTAATGGTGCCTCTAGTAAAAAGTTATACTTCAACGGCTCCGTCCGAAGAAAGACTCTTTATGGCAGTGATCTATCATCTGTCAGTAGTAGTGAAACGGACGCGGCTAAGGTGAAGACAACCGAAAAATCGAAAACTGAGTCGAGTACGGAAGAAGAAACTAACGTTTCGACGAAAACTAAACTatcgcgaagaaaaacgaaaaagactGTTCAATCGGCTGATAAATTGCATTCGGCGCTTAGGGATAAcagtgaaaatgaaaagcttGTGAATAGTAGATCGCATACGCTCGAACATATGGAGAAAGAATTAGGAAGTGCTTCTGGTAGTGAAAGCGACGAACTGTTAATGTTAAGCGGTGGCGCAACGAAGCATTTTACCGCTTCCACTATTTATTCAGATACTGACTCTGACTCCCAAGAACATGCATCTCATTCTGCGGTTTTAATCACAAAAGCAGCGGTGAAAGAGTTTTCCGCGGcaaatttgtcaaaaaattcacaaaaaaGTTTTGGCAAAGATCCCAGACATGTCGAATCAACGTATCATAATACAGGATCGAAGAATAAAGAGAATCAAAATAAAGCTGGctctaaaaagaaagaatatatacCTTCCGCATTAATCGTTCCACAGAGACAAGCTGCGAAGAAAGCTTCGGAAATCATGCAACGCACACAGCAAGGCAAAAAAGACAATTCGGTGCCTGAATCTACCCCAGAAGTAATTAAGTCTCCTGTCGAGGAACTTCCGAAATGTTCCTCGTCGAAACAATCAAAAGACAAAACCCCTAATaaaaaacagagagaaaacaaACAGTCGAAGGaaactaaaaataatgatGTATATGATTTCGATAAAGAAGATGGAACAGAGATTTTGGCGTATGTGCCGCAAAGACAAGCTGCCAAGAAGGCCGCCGAACACATCAAAAGTGGCATGGGTACTAAGACTACGCAGCAAATCGAACAGGAGACGCTTGACGGAAGATCGAAAAAGGAATCTCCAGAAGcaggaaaaaggaaggaaattaaaaaggacGATTCTTCCAGAAAAGAAGAACTTCCTtcacgaaaagaagaaacatccTCATCATCTTCATCGTCGTCATCTTCCTCATCCTCCTCGTCATCTTCAtcctcttcttcatcttcttcttcctcatCCTCTAGAAAAGAGGAAGTTTCATCCAGAAAGGACGAATTGatttcgaagaaagaagaatcgtCCTCCAGGAAAGAGGAAATCATCTCGAAGGAGAGTCGCCCGAGAAGACCTAGAAAACCGAGCGAACGAAAGTCGTCGGTGCTTTCAAGCAACAGCGATAGCagcagtagtagtaatagttgTAGTAGTTCCTCAGAAAGTAGCAGTGATTCCGAAAATCCAGAACGTAGGAAATTCTCAGATGAATTGATGGACGGTTCTTCTTGTTCTACTTCCTCTGAAAGTGATACTGGTAACAGAACGAAAAGTAAACCGATTACAATTTCAAGCACAGCAAATAGAAGGCAACAGTCTAATAAAACGTCACCAGAACAACAAGATGctgaaagaaaacaaatttcaggGCGGAAACTCAAGAAGCTGCCCGAGAAGAAGCTTAAAACTTCCGACGGGCGGCGGGGACCTGAGTTTCAGCCGCCTACTGAGAGAGAGGAATCTCGTAGAACCTCTAAAGAACAACAACAGCCACAGACACAACAACAAGAAGCAACTGTCAAGAAGCAGGATCAAAGAGACAACAAACAAAAGCAACCAACAACAGCAGGAGTCGCAACAGCAGGAACAGAGACTAATGAGGATCTGCTCATTGGGTCTGGAGATCATGATGGGCCAAGAAGTGTTTCTGGGTCCAGACCTCCCAAAAAGTCGGGTCAAGCTAGTAAGCAGCAGTCCTTGCCAAGGAAAGAAGATAAGAAGACCAAGTCCGAAAGCAGAAAGCGAAAACCGAACGAGTCTGTCGCGAAGGATGAAAAGAGTGGGAAAGAAACGATCAAGAAACCGGAGAAACGGTTAACCGACAAACAACCCGTCAAGatagtagaaaagaaaaacgaagaggaGAGTAGGAAAGACGAACCAAAGATTGTTGATCAAGGAAAAACTAACGAATGCACTGACAATTCTTCaaagaacgaagagaagaaagttaAAAAGATTGGAGGCAAGGACGCGATCAATATTTTGGAGGAAGAGATGAAACAGCGTAGAGCGGAAAGGGACAGTCCGAAAAAATCATTGAGGGGATTAGATAAATTGTTGGAGAAACGTGAACATCACGATAAACTGTCTAAGAGTAAAAATTCGGAGGTGAAAGTTGAGAAAATTACTTGTgacgaggaaaaggaagagaagggATCCGTGGAAGAAAGTCAACAAATGAAAGAAGCTGTGAAAAACGAAGATCGTAAAAACCATATTAACGAGAGCGATATTATTATTGAGAAACCAAAATCGGAAGAACAAGTGGAGGAAGAGATAATAAAGAAGGATACTTCTGAGGTACCAGAAGTTGAAAAAGTTATAgctggaaagaagaaaacggatCGGAATCAAACGAAGAACCTGGAGGAAATTGTCGAACAACGAAGTGTCGAACCACCTCAGAATATCGAACCTCAGCCTGTTCCCGTGGAAGACAATGTGCAGAAAGAAAGTAACAAAGATGACAATGTCAAATCTGTTTTGGAAAGAGttgaaaattctgaaaaagaaCATCAAAAACGACGAAAATCTGCAAATAGATCAATTTTCTCTCCACAACATGGTAAAGATGCGAGTGTTTCGGAATTGTTTGATTTTGACCAGGATATGTTAACAGAAGAAATAGTGAATGAAGATGGATTTGGTATATCAAGAGATGCGGAAGAACGGGGTGTACCATTAAGTTTCTCGTTTAATAATGAGTTGTGGTTCAAGGAAGATTCGAAAGAAGATAGCGCGAGGGAAACATTGCATCTTGTTGAGAAATTGCGTATGGAACTCTcgaaaaaatcaaattctaGTCAGTTCGAATTAGAGGCAGTACCTGTGGATGGCGAAATCAAAAAGGAGGAACCACCAATAGAAAAAACGTAcgagcaacagcaacaaccaCCGCAGCAACTACAACCGCAACAACCACAACAATCCCCGCAACttcagcagcagcaacagcaacagcaactTGCTCAAACTCAAGCAGAAAAAGAGACAAAGATCCTCGAGCCTATTGCAGAACCAGTCCTAAAcgtgaaaaatgttgaaatttccGAAGAAGAGGTAGCTATTAATGAAACCCGTCCTAGCACTTATAATAAGAGTACGGtagaggaaaagaggaaaacatGCTACTCGAGCGGTAACGATAGGTATGCGGCCTATGAAGAGGATCGTGAGGCGAACAAAGTAAGCTTAGTGGAACGATCGAAACTCGATCGAGCGGAGACTGACGAGAGATGGGTTCCACCAAGCATCAATAGTTTTGAATTGAGTGATGTGCAACATTTGAATGCTTTGATGGAGACGCAGAATCGTCGATACGGCAATCATCAATTTCCCAATGAAACTATTTCAGAGAACGATTCTATCGCGCGTACTCATTTGACCGCACCGAGTATCCAGGAACAATATCTTTTGCAACAATCACATTCGATTCTACATAGTCAGCAAGAGCCACACGAAAGGACGATACTCGATCAACAGATAGCTGAAGAAAATCCTATGGAAATGATGAACAGACATTTGATCAGTTTGCCAGCATCAGAAGAGGATCAGGCTGCTGAAATGATGGACAGGGTGCTCGATAAAGAGGATGACGTTGTCAGACAGCAGGAGTACGATCAAAATTCACCGTACAATGATATAAACGGTCGTCCAGACACCAGGTGGGCGGAAAGTCAAGTTTTGCCTTCTCGAAGATCTACATCTTCTTCGATTACTTCCGCCTCTTCCGCGGAGGATCATTCCATTCCACCTTATAAGAATGTACCGAGCATTCCGTTTCCACCATGTTCCATGGAAACAACATACTACGCGGATTCGAGTTACGGTACCGGTCCGGTCAGCCTATTTCCGCCACAGTCCTGTGCAGCACCTTTACCTTACCCTTCTCCAGGACCAGCTCTTTTTCCGCCAGCATTTGGAGCTGCGTTTCCAGGAGCTCAGTCGTTATTGCCACACGTGAAACCGCTAGAAGATTCGCTTAATCTACAAGCTTCACCATGTACCGCAGCATTCACGTCTTCCTCGCACAACATGGCGCTTACCGCAGCCATGGTTTCACCTACTAAGATAGTCACACCACCtccaccaccaccgccaccaccTCCACAAGTCACCGTTCCACCTGCAGAACCTATAGAAAGGACACAACAACAATTACAAACGCAAGTAACCGCTTCACCTTCGTTgccaataaatttcttaaacaCCGTAGCACCAGAAAGTCATGCCAGCGATACCGTTGTCGAGAGCCTTCAAGAAGCTCTAACGGACAGCAAGACTCAACATTCTGGAAAAAAGTCACCTTCCAAACCTACCAGGACCTCTGCTCGTGTAACATCTTTGCAAGGGAAGTCTCCGGGAAAATCTCCGAGACAGGAAACCCAGAAAAACGTTCCTGGAGCGCGAGGTCGTGGCAGAGGTGCCAAAAATTCGGCGCAACACTCCGGTTACAGGGGACGTGGACGCGGAAGAGGCAGAGGTCGAGGTAGAAGCGGACAAAATTCAGGACTCTCTCTGGTCTCCGGCGCGGGTATCGGCCAACACGACGACTCCATTCAGAACAAACTAGTCGGCACGGTTTACGACTTCGATTCCGACGAAGATTCAACTAGTGAGGCGAACATTGCCGATTTACGCACTATGAGAGAGCGAAAGAAGTCGACTGATGCCGCGACGGCCGGAGTCGAAAGAAGAGATTCCACGGTCATGGCTTCCGGAGAAAGCGTTCAGTCAAGACTCTCCAGTCCTGGAGGCAGTAGGAAGTATTTGGAAGACAGACGACTCTCTTGCTCTCCAAGTCATGATGATTCTGTTGTCGTGGAAAGTCAGTCAAACGCTGGACAGAGCTTCGATACCGTCCTACCACTTATTCCAGGCCCTGTCGATATGAGAACATACAATTCCACTCTTGATGCTTCAAGTTCTTCTACCTTACATGGTCAGACGTACGAGAATCATTTCCTGGGTACGTTCACGGGCGTCTCAGCTAATGATCCTGCTCTCCCGGATATCGAAGAAGATCTCGAGAAAGAATTCGGACCTGCGCTGATCAAACAAGGTCAAGAAGACTGTTCAAAGCCGAATTTTGATGCGACTATAGACGCCTCATCGTCTGGCTTTGTTGACGCCAATAAAGTCTCCTTAACGGATTCCAGAAACCAGCTGAAGGTTAAGATCAAAGGTCCTTTCCTGGATGCTAATTACGTTGCTACCTCGTCGGTACCACCGCTTGCACAGCAGGCACCCGTGATAATCACACCAGCCGCTACCAGTGCTTCCATCGCTTCCGGAACCTCAAACCTTAGACGAATGCGAAAGAAGGAATTGCTCCGACAGTACTGTTCTCAGGATATGAATATGGACGAGCCAGGCTGTGGAAACCTGGCTACGTCAGCACCAATCATCATGCCACAGATTAATCGCACAGTGATAACAATACCGAAAGCGGTTGCCTCGATGACCAGTATACCCACGAGGGAAGACTACAAGGCAGTCGTCGATGCGAACAtggagaagaaacgaagaaaagaaagatctgCCGGGTTCTTGGATACTAACGAGGAAGAGGGAAGCGTCGAGAGAAGGCGGGGCAGCGCTACTAACGGTGCTAGTTCCAGTGGTAATGCTCCGGTTGGAAACACGGATCGTAGGAGAGGCAGGCAGAGTAGTGGCGGTAGGTCGACGACTACGACCACCACGACCACTACTACGAACAGTGGTCCACCGAAGTTGAAGATCAAAATCGGTAACAGCATAATTGGTGGCCAAGAAAGTGGCCAGGATGACAGAACGAGGATCAGACCGCCGAAAAAACGGTTGAGCAGTATTCCTAGTAGTACACCGAGCATCGAGGAGTTAAAGAGAGAGAGTATGAAATTCAGGCGTATGATCATGGCCGGTTTCGATAACGATGAGAAATTAAGAGGGAAAAGTAAAAAGGATAGAAATggtaaacgaaagaaacgacagTCGAGTAGAAAGGAAGCTAGGGTACGTATCCTCGAGGGTGGAACCGCTCCtccgaaattaataataagacTCGGCAAGGGTAATGATTCTCCAGACGAATTACCGATTTTGCTCACGGatgaggaagaagaggaggaagaggaacgaCATCCGACTGATAGTAGAGTAGGTCCTCCACCTCCGGAACCGGCCAAAGACGAGCCTGTTTACCCATCGGTAGCTGCTAACATCGAAGAGAAACAACCTACCGACCCAGATACTGGTGGTAGTGCACCTAGAAACGTTCGTTCGGCGAAAGTCACTCCGATTAGGTTAAAATTGACGCGCTGTCAGGAGGGCTACGAGTTGAAGGGCCCGCCAGTCCACGGTGAGGAGTCCAGTTTAACGAGGGAGAAACCGGGAAGTCCTGAAGTTTCGAACGAGATGAGAAATCCACAGATCAAGGGCCAAGACGAGGAGGAATCTTCCagagaggaggaagaagaagaagaggaggagaacAATAGTTCCGTGCAGAGGGACTCCTCCACGTGTCCTGCCGCGACAAGTATACCGCAGGGATGCCAAGTTAGGTGA